The genome window CAAGACCGGCTGGAGGACGTCCCGCCCTCCTTTGGCCGAATAAATTAAttagaagaggaaaagggaaagaagcgCAACCCATCTCTCACACTGCCCTCAGACTTAACTTCCAGTTTACCCGAGAGGGCTGCTTGGCCCCATGTCCTGCGCAATTCTTCAACTACCACTCCTGTTGCCGCTCCTGCTCTGACGACGGACATCCCCACCTTGCTTCTTTGAATTGTTGATCGATTGAGGGATCTTCGATGGCTCTCTCAACACCGCCCCGCGGCGTTCGCCCGGGTGATTTTTTGCTCGTTGTCCGTAAGTAGTTAATTCGCCTTTGCCCCGGTCGCATGGATTGCCGCGATTTACCCCCGCTCGCCAGTCGATCAGGCTTGACAGTACTCATCACGATAACTGACCTGTGGCTGGTCTTTAGATGACTTCGACGCGCGTGGAACGGATGAGCTTACTTTGCGACGCGGGGAGAAAATTGAATTGATAGAACTTGACGAAGGCTTCGGCGATGGTTGGTATTTGGGAAAAGATGTGAGAACAGGGACAACCGGTCTTTTCCCTGGTGGTATGCTCCCCTTTTTCGGAACAAGCTGGTCGTTGTGGTCATAACTAATAAAGATCGTTACTTAGTTTACACAACCGCCGCCCCGAAGATCCCTATCCGACCGCCGAGAGAGGATATGATTGTTTCGGACGACCCCAAACCGGCAGCGGAGGACCAGCTCTCGTCTGAATTGGTTGCCTCGCCCAAGAGCGGAGAATCTACGCCACAAGCATCTCGACACGCTAGCATATCGGAGACGCAACCGCCAGAAGTAGCCACGGACCTATCATCCATGAAGTCTTCCCCCAACCAGCAGCATCGGTCAAGTTCTTCTCCCTTACCCACTTCGCGACTCGCCGTCGATATTCAGCAGTCGATTAGACAGACCCTAGACGGTCAATTGAAAGGCCAGGACAGCCCGGTTATGAATGAAACCTTGAGCGTTATCGACGAGCACATAACCGACCTGAGCACCCCGCGTCATAGCGTGGCCAATCACGAAAACAAAGCAAGTAATGATTCCTCGAGCGAATATAGCAGCCATCTCGAACATCGGGTCTCTTACATCAGGGGTCATGAaaccgatgaagaagaggaaaaccAGCCGACCGAGGAGCAAGTACGGAGCTGGGATGCGGCTGAGACAGCGAGGCATTTGCGTGAGCTGGGAGTCGAGGCGAAACACTGCGATATATTCGAGGACCAAGAGATAACCGGTGATGTGCTACTGGACATGGATCAGGAATTTCTCTTCATGAAAGAGTTTGACTTCGGCGTCATGGGTCGTCGGTTGAAGACGTGGCACAAAGTCAAGGCTTTCCAAGAGGAGGTCAAGGGTCTTaaacaacaacagcagcagcggggCTCTGCCTCCAGCTATCCAGCGCCGCCGGAAGATAGATCTTTTAGCCGTGCCAGCCACACTGGCCCTTTTCTTCCCCGCATCCCTCACCTTACAAGAGGCTCGGCCGGCTCCATACAGCATCCGCGGCTCGTAAGTAGCGGGATATCGAGTACCACAAGTTCTCCTATGACTCCGCAGACTCCAGTCTTCATggatcatcaaagaagaCCATCAGCAGCGTCCATCCGGGAGATCAATCACCATCGTCGTCATTCTTCCATAGACACAGGGCACCGTGTGGATACGTCGCCTCATACTGGTCATTTTAAGCAGTCTTCCTTTGACAGAAATTGGACTCTGGCCAGCGGATCACAGCGGGTCCCCTCTCGCTCAGGCACTTATCCCATTTATCCCGAAGGAGTACTTCCCCAACATACTCTCCGGCGCCCGGATACTAACGAGTCTGACTCTGCGGTCTCCGTGACCGATCGGTATGATGAGCTAGAACGGGGATACTTCTCGGGCCCCGAAGGAGATACCACGAAGAACAGGAGACTGTTGCAGAAACGGTCCTCCGTGACGGGAAGTGCCACTCATTCCCGGCAACCTAGTTACGCCGATGATAAACTGAAAGTCAACAAGCGACATTCCCGCATCTCCAGTGTTGACTCAATCCGAGATACGGCCAAGCaagctcctgctgctgtggtCGACGTTCAGAGTACTGCAGCACCGAAAAGCCGATTTAGAAGCCTGAGCACTCGAGTGATTGACCGACGCGGTCCAACTTCGCAGTCTTCCACTCCAACGTCCACAGAGAAGCCTAGCTCTGGCTTCTTTTCATCGTTTGCACCGCTTGCCCCCTTTGTGGGAAAGTCGGATGCAGAAGGGTCAGGACGTGCATCTTCCTTATCCATCTCTCAGAGCAAGAGTGCTGGGCCCAAGACACGGCGCACCGGTGGGCTCCGCATCATATCCGATGTTGTCGGGAAGGGTATCGACACCTCTGTCGCGCCTGCCTCGCCCGTTAGAGATACCGATCCAGCTTCGGTCAGAACCGGTTCTACTACACCGTCGACATCGAAGAGTTCTGAGAGGCATAGCACTGAAAGCTCAATCAAGAACGCAGAGGGAGGCATATCTTTGCCGCGTCCAAGGGCCTCCGTCAAGGCGGGCCCGAAATCCAAGAAAGACACCAGTGCCTATATGCGAggcttggagaagaagacac of Aspergillus fumigatus Af293 chromosome 2, whole genome shotgun sequence contains these proteins:
- a CDS encoding putative polarized growth protein (Boi2), encoding MALSTPPRGVRPGDFLLVVHDFDARGTDELTLRRGEKIELIELDEGFGDGWYLGKDVRTGTTGLFPGVYTTAAPKIPIRPPREDMIVSDDPKPAAEDQLSSELVASPKSGESTPQASRHASISETQPPEVATDLSSMKSSPNQQHRSSSSPLPTSRLAVDIQQSIRQTLDGQLKGQDSPVMNETLSVIDEHITDLSTPRHSVANHENKASNDSSSEYSSHLEHRVSYIRGHETDEEEENQPTEEQVRSWDAAETARHLRELGVEAKHCDIFEDQEITGDVLLDMDQEFLFMKEFDFGVMGRRLKTWHKVKAFQEEVKGLKQQQQQRGSASSYPAPPEDRSFSRASHTGPFLPRIPHLTRGSAGSIQHPRLVSSGISSTTSSPMTPQTPVFMDHQRRPSAASIREINHHRRHSSIDTGHRVDTSPHTGHFKQSSFDRNWTLASGSQRVPSRSGTYPIYPEGVLPQHTLRRPDTNESDSAVSVTDRYDELERGYFSGPEGDTTKNRRLLQKRSSVTGSATHSRQPSYADDKLKVNKRHSRISSVDSIRDTAKQAPAAVVDVQSTAAPKSRFRSLSTRVIDRRGPTSQSSTPTSTEKPSSGFFSSFAPLAPFVGKSDAEGSGRASSLSISQSKSAGPKTRRTGGLRIISDVVGKGIDTSVAPASPVRDTDPASVRTGSTTPSTSKSSERHSTESSIKNAEGGISLPRPRASVKAGPKSKKDTSAYMRGLEKKTPQEQMDGCDYSGWMKKRSSNLMTTWKPRLFVLRGRRLSYYYSENDTEERGLIDITAHRVLRADNDPIVALHATITGATASPTSPSPSNGADTSPADKSSTSPSARNSKLDPEGPFFFKLVPPKTSRTVQFTKPAVHYFQVDSVREGRLWMAALMKATIERDMSRPVETTNKQKTVSLKQARMMNQRPPALMTESELQETKEEEKRNRASTETEERNNGLRIHGLNVDKAPVTGESKEDEPASPDSLDGLDTGPSCLLPETLLKSD